The Carassius gibelio isolate Cgi1373 ecotype wild population from Czech Republic chromosome A19, carGib1.2-hapl.c, whole genome shotgun sequence genome segment TGACTCTATAAAGGAACAACTTCGGTGACTCAGCTTCAAAGTGCATCAAACGATTATCAGACTTAAAATGCAATCAGAGACATTGTTAGTAcataaacattgataataagcaTGAGTTATCATGCAACAGATAATAAGTAGGACTCAAAACCTATTATCTTCAGTTTAGTTGTGGATTtattcaaaatgtacaaattcaGAAACATAAATATGAACACGCCCAGGACACAAGCACTGAGTGACAAACTGACACATTTGAATGTGGAAAtggatataaaacaaaacaaacaaaatgcttCATTCGAAGCAATACATTACTTCTTTTTTTGTAGTATGATAAACTCTTTACAAAAAAATCAGATGCTGTAAGTTCATAGATTAGAAAAGGGAATTGCTAAAGTGCATTTAAACATCTCTTGTCGTTCAGGGAAGCACACAATGTGGTTTTAGCTAGAAATGACACCAGTAATCCTCAAACTTGGGAGAAGCTACTACTGCACCAACAAGTCGAGAAGGATAGTACACCTTTAATCTCTTACATATCTTGACAATCACCACATTCACCTGTTGAACTACTTTAGTGGTCGACCAAATACCCTTCTCCATGACTCCAATCTGATTTAAATATTTGTGCGTTCCCAAACAAGTGATCCATAAAGCTTATTCTGGTTCCCCTGACCACCGGGACAACAAACACCCAGGGAAAATGACGGTTGGCCATTCTGGATAAAACCAATGTAGGAAAACACATCACCTGAATGTTCACATTGGATTTTTCATGATGTCAGTGGCAGCTTTGGTAATCAATCCCTCTATTTCAAGACTTTACATGAATGCTAGGACACTAGGATATGTGTAACACTGCAGACGCAAGTGTTGTCCTTCATGAGAACTCAATGTACCACTAGACCTGTTGACACTGTGTAACACGTATTGATGTAAATGTTCCATGTCATCGTCCCACTGTTGCTACAATCCAACAACCAATGTGGTAAATCAATATTGTCCTCTTGTGTTCTCTGAACTCTATTTCTCCAGAACTATCTGACTGATAGAACTCAGCCCCTGAAACAATAATTCCAAGAAGTCAGGAGCCACAATGGCCCATGGCACGTCACCAGCAGAGCCATCATAGAGGCCTACAACCACATCCAGCTCACATCCCATCACCAAACAGTCATCTTTTTCTCTTCTGCTGCCTCATCATCTTTCTCCGCTTGATGATCATGGAGTGGAGACGCTCCAGGCCTTCTTGTAGACCTTCTCCAATGATGGCACAGGCCGGTTGGAGGTGCCATGGTGTATGAGAGCCGAGCTCGTTCAGTGCCAACATCTGTTCAACCTCACCTAATGGCAACGCACTGCGTAGGTCCTGCTTGTTAGCCACCACCAACACGGGCACCCCCTGGTTCTCCTGTAGCCGTGTGATCTTATGCAACTCCGTCTTGGCCTCCTCCATGCGCTCGGCATCTACTGAGTCCACTACGAACACAAGGCCATCGGCGCACCGCGTATAGGAGCGCCACAAAGGCCTGAGCTTTTCCTGACCTCCTACATCCCAGAAATTAAAAGATGCAGTCCGGCTTTTCCCACTGAAAGTCACCTTGATCTTCTCCGTGTTGAAGCCCTTGGTGGGAACGGTGTTCACAAACTCATTAAAGCGTAGCCGGTACAATACGGTAGTCTTACCGGCACAGTCCAACCCGAGAATAACAATGTGCAGGGCCTGAAAGGACGGCAGGCAGGGAAAGAGGGCATGGGGCTCTGATAATCCATTCCCCATCTTGTTCCGCCACCCTGATGAGGATGAAAGTGAACGCGGAGACTCAAGAGACCAAGTGTCGCCGCTGCTACTGCCGATGCTTCACCAAATATTCACAAGGCTTCTCTCGTTCCCCTGAGAAGCTGCTGCTGCTATAACCTGAAACCAAATGAAAAAGGAGATGATGCAATGAGGCCAGCAGTGGAGcaccacgacacacacacacttttacagcTCTCACTTTGTCATTCTAAAAGGCACATGGATTCAGCCTAGCTGGGTGTCATTCAGTCCCAGTGATGGTGAATGAAGGATGAAACAGCAGGAAGCCCATTTGCACATGTAGCGCCACAGGGGTACCAGAATTACGCATCGGTAAAAATCCTCAGGCGCAAAGGCTCCTGTCAATCTATTCTTGCCATTTTATTGTTCAACGGTAGTTGCCAGTTGCAGAGAAAAAAGCACAACCTGGCCTGTGTAAACGGTGAACACCCGAGTCTGTCGCAGATCTCTATGGCCATCTGTAAAAGCGCTCAAGGAGGGGCTCATCtccatacataaatacattaattttttcaTCATTTTCTCCCAACAAGTGATTCAAAattatattctttattatttGTGCACTAAAAATTTTTAACGGGCTTCAGGACGCAAAAGATTAATTAGCAAGGTACTCTAAACAGTTATCTTTCTACAATTTAAGCTTTGCAAGCACACGCATATAGAAATAAAATCTCGTTCGGCACCCACCTTATTTAGTGCGACCCTTGCGTTACTCGTTAGATGATGATTTCCAAAATATTGTTGCTATTCAGATCAGCTGAGCAGACAAGTGTATCCTCTCCCTAAAACAGCGCCTGTTCACTGACTCGACAGCCGGCCGCTTCCACTTCATTCTAGCAGGGATGTCTCCGCCCACTGTGTGGGACAACGCCCTGATTGGCTCAATTCAGTCAGCGCGTGTTATTTTCCTTGGAGTTTGATTGGAGAAAAGTCAAGCCTGTCGTCTTTTTTTGGACACGCCCCTTCATCACCTGTTCCTGTAGCTAGGCGTTTAAACTTTTAGAGACGCGCTTACAGGTGAGCGTTACTAGGTTATCAGTATTTCAGTTATTTAACTAAAGGATGGTTGTGCAGGATTTGTTCAATGCATTGTGTAAGGTATACATAATATGTACAGTGTCCCGCTTATTAC includes the following:
- the LOC127935499 gene encoding ADP-ribosylation factor-like protein 4A; this encodes MGNGLSEPHALFPCLPSFQALHIVILGLDCAGKTTVLYRLRFNEFVNTVPTKGFNTEKIKVTFSGKSRTASFNFWDVGGQEKLRPLWRSYTRCADGLVFVVDSVDAERMEEAKTELHKITRLQENQGVPVLVVANKQDLRSALPLGEVEQMLALNELGSHTPWHLQPACAIIGEGLQEGLERLHSMIIKRRKMMRQQKRKR